The genomic segment GTGTCGGCGAGAATTAAAGTAGCTGACGCGACGGTCTTCCGTTTCTGCAGGAGGCTGGAATTCAAGGGATTCCAGGAAATGAAAATTGTTCTGGCGGCAGACATCGCCAAAAGCCGCCATCTTGAACAGGAAAAGGTTAGGTTTGACGGCGACGAAGAGATGCTGCTTGCCGATCATGTCTTCAGAGATAATATCCGCACGCTTGAGAACACGTTTCAGATCCTGAACAGCGATCATTTTAAGCAGGCGGTAAAAATCCTGTCCGGTGCCAGGCGTATTGCCTTCTTTGGCAGCAGCGGTTCGGCGATGATGGCTCAGGAAGCCCACCGTAAATTTGTCCGGGCGGGCATGATGACTTTTGCTCCGTCGGATAATGAGTTCCAGATGCTTTCGGCTTCTCAGCTGGGTGAACGTGATGCGGCCGTTTTTATCTCGTATTCAGCGTCCGATAAGCACCTGCTTCAGGTTGCCAGAACGGCAAAGTCAAAGATGAGCCCGACAATCGGTCTGACCGGATTTATGAAGTCCGCACTCAGTGATCTGATGGATGTGTCTCTTCACACGGTGTCTGTATCTGCCGACTACAGATCAGAATCTTATGTCGCCCGGGCGGCACAATTAACACTGATCGATGCCCTTTTTGTTAACGTGATGCGACGTGTCAGGAAAGACCGCCATAATGAGCAGGAACGTGTTGTTCTCCAGAGTTAGAGTGTTCATAAATGATTGCTTTGGAAACGTTTGCAATAGCATCTAGTGGGAATGGACAACGAGATAGACAACATATAAGATGCCCAGTAAACATGCAAAGAAAAAGATAAAGCCCCAGCCAATTTTTACTTTCATAAAAAAACTCCCTTCTCTGTCTTATTATTGGCAGAAGAGGGAGTTTTATGTGTCCGGGTCAGGTCTGTTATTGATCTTTTGTGCGTGGCACCGCTTCGGTCACCCTGGAAACAGCCCCTTCTGAAACGGGGTGCAGGGTGACACAGATGTCATTTGGGAAAGCTGTCTGCAGTTTTTCCTTTATGGCGGAACTTTTTCCCTGAGGAGCCAGACACATCACGGTCGGACCGGCTCCGCTCAGGAAAGTGCCGAATGCACCGGCTGACTTCGCAAGAGAAGAAATCCCCTCGAGGTCGGGAATCAGTTTCGCGCGGTACGGTTGATGAAAATGATCACTCTCCATCATCTGACCGGCCAGTTTGCCGTTATGACTCAAGAGAGCGCAGATCAGTACATTAGCCACACTGCTGCCTTCTATAGCCTGATGGAAGGGAAGGACATCAGGCAGGACATGACGGGCATCACTGGTTTTCAGTTCAAAATCAGGAATCAGTGTGACAAAATCAAAATCAGGCACGGGCAATTTAACCGAATGGACAGCCGCAGCCGATTGGGTGGATATCACAAGCCCCCCGTACAGAGAGGCTGTGACATTATCCGGATGGCCTTCGGTGCGGCAGGCGAGCCATGATTTTTCTTCTATGCTGAGCTTCAGGTCAAGCAGAAAGTCAGCCAGTTCAATCCCGGAAATAATTGCTGCACCACTGCTTCCCAGACCACGTGCAAGGGGAATATCACTGTGCACGGTGATTTCATAGGGAGGAAGAGATGCCTGGAAGTGTTCTGCAAGCTTTTTCGCTGTCCTGTAAATCAGATTTTCTGCAACAGGAGGATGAAAGTCAGGCTGATCCACATAGTTGAACTGCCATCGGTCTGCCTGCCGGGCATCCAGCACAAGATAACGATTGACGGCCATACCGATTGAATCAAAACCTGGTCCGAGATTGGACGTACTGCCCGGAACTTTGATCTGGAAAGCGGGAGGATGTATCATTTTGCCACCTGCCGGAGTGAATCGACGACCGCGGATTTTTCCGCACCGATCTCAGTCGGTTCAATAGTCAGCGTGTCCATAGCGGTAGCGGGATCCTTTAGTCCGTTTCCGGTCAGGATGCAGACAATTTTTGATCCCTTTTTGATTTTACCTGCGCTGATATGCTTGATCAGTCCGGCGATCGAAGCACAGGAAGCCGGCTCGGCAAATACACCTTCTGTCCGGGCTATCCGCTTATAAGCTTCCAGAATCTGCATGTCAGTCACATAATCAATCTCACCATGGGATTCTTTTTCAGCAGCGACGGCCAGTTTCCAGCTGGCCGGATTGCCGATACGGATGGCAGTCGCGATCGTCTCGGGATGCTCGATCACCTTGTTCTTTACGATGGCGGCAGCTCCTTCTGCCTCAAAACCGTGGATCTCCGGAGGGGCAATCTGCCGCTTGTCGCGCAGTTCCTTAAATCCTTTCCAGTAAGCAGAGATATTGCCCGCATTGCCTACCGGGATGCAAAGAACATCCGGGGCTGTACCGCCCAGCTGTTCAACAATTTCGTAGGCACCTGTTTTCTGCCCTTCAAGACGATAAGGATTGATTGAATTCACAATTTTATATTCAGAGTGAGCCCCGGTATACCGGACGATGTCAAGCGCCTGATCAAAATTGCCATCGACTTCAAAAATACGGGCACCGTACATGACCGACTGGGCCAGTTTCCCGAGCGCAATTTTTCCCTTTGGAATCACAATGATGCAGTCCATACCTGCGCGGGCACTGTATGCAGCAGCTGAAGCAGATGTATTTCCTGTTGATGCGCAGATGACTCCTTTAGCCCCTTCTTCTTTTGCTTTAGCAACGGCAAGAAACATCCCGCGGTCTTTAAAACTTCCGGTCGGGTTCAGCCCTTCGAACTTCACACTGATCTCACATTCCAGCTGTTCTGATAGTTTGTCCAGCGGAATCAGGGGTGTATTCCCCTCCAGTAAGGTCAGCCGTGGTGTCTTCTCTGTCACAGGCAGGACATCTTTGTATTTTTCCATAAGCCCCTTCCAGACCATTTGCTTATCCCCTCTCAACGCCAAAGTATTTTATGTTTAACACAACATCCAGACTTTTTAATTTTTCAAAAGATTTTTCGAAAAGTAACTTGCCGGTTTTATGGGTGATAATGGAAACCTCTGCTGCCTGATCACCGGCAATGGGTTCCTGATACAGCTTTTCAAGACTGATATGCTGTTCTTTAAATAAGTCGGTCAGCTTTGAAAAAGAGCCGGGCTCGTCCTTAATATGCAGCCTGACAAAAAACTGGCTTTCCATCTGACTTTCTTTTCGGGCATGCATTTCTTTCTTAGGCAGGAAAATATGTTTTCCTGTTACGCCCAGACGGATGTTTCGCACGATGGACATCAGGTCCGAGATCACGGAGACTGCAGTCGGGCCTTCACCTGCGCCGGGCCCGTAATACATCGTTTCACCAAGTGCTTCACTGTATACGTAGATCGCATTATTTTCGTTATCTACAGACGAAAGCGGATGATCATCCGGTAACAGTGTCGGTGCAACCCGTACATCAATTTCATCATTGCTGACTTCTGATATACCGACGAGTTTGATTGTATAGCCCAGTTTATGGGCATAAATAATATCCTCACGCGTGACATTGGTAATGCCGTCAATCCGCACATCATCCATCGTCACTGGAATGGAGTAGGCGAGGTGGCTGAGGATGACCATTTTTCTTGCGGCATCCAGACCTTCAACATCCGATGTGGGATCTGCTTCGGCAAAACCGAGTGCCTGAGCGGATGAAAGGGCCTTTTCGTAAGACAGCCCGTCATGACTCATTTTACTCAGTATATAATTGGTCGTTCCGTTGACAATACCAATCATTTTCCGGATCCGGTCGGCCCCCAGACTGTCCGTCAGGGTTTTGAGAATGGGGATACCTCCTGCCACACTGGCTTCGTAATAGAGGTCGCAATCCCTTTCCCTGGCTGACATGAGGAGTTCCTCACCATAAGTGGCCATCAGGTCTTTGTTAGCTGTAATCACATTTTTTCCGGCATGGAGTGCGCGCAGAATATAGCGATAGGCTCTGTCTACTCCACCGATCAGCTCAATAACGATATCAATTTCCGGATCATCCAGTATATCTGAAATATCGGTTGTCAGCTTGCGATTGTCAATAAGCACCTTTCTGGGTCTGTTTTTATTGCGGACCAGAACTTTTTTTAAATCAATTCTGCAACCGGTTCTCTTCTTCAGTCTTTCCTGATCCCTGGTCAACAGTCGGACAACACCGGTGCCTACTGTACCGAAACCAAGCAGCCCCACAGTTACTTTTTCCAATCCCATCACTCCCCGTAACACTTGCGATTATCCGGTCATCCCCGCGCTTTTCGCTGATTTCCGGGTGGCGGAAAGCGCTTTTTGTCTATATATATCTTGCATTATAACCCGAAGCTAAAGAGACAACAAGATTCACTTAATGGCAAAATCATTTTAAAATCCGTATGCCTGTCGTGTTAAGGCGTGTCATACCGAAAAAATGGGTTTAAAAATAGTTTAGCACACTGCCGCAGGAAAAAGGAAGGCCCGGACCACATCTGTTTTCCGGCAGGGGATGGTGACTTACTGCCCGGGAGAGGGAGCTTGCCTTGTTACGACCTGAAGCCATCCGAAAACAGGAGCTCACGGATCTTCGCGCATGCTCTTCATGGCGGTTTCAATCAGACGGCAGGCTTCCTTCTGAAAATCAGGACGGATCCGGAGTTTCGATGGATCAAACCGGGTAAAAGCAGGCGTCTGTTTTTTTATCTGTTTTCCGAATACAGAGAGCATCCTCTGATATTCAAAATCATCATTGACAGGCAGAACAGCAGAGATTTTCTGCACCTTTTTTGATTTATCGAGCTCGGAGATCCGGTAAATGATGACGGCTGCAATATGTTCACAGGGCAGCTCTCCGCCGCAGCTGCAATGGAAAGTTCTTTTGTCCATGTACCGGGGGAGGGGGCCGGCAGGATCACTGCGGGCTGCATCCCATCTGATATCGACCTGGCAAAATTCCGAATGACGGTCTTCAACATTGGCGTGGATCGATGTCTGTGAAGCATGGTAGTCCCATACACGGTTACGGCGGCAAAAATCATAACCTCTGCTGAATTTTGTACGGTCTATTGTCCCGGAAAAATGGATCAGCCAGTCAGCCAGCTGAGGATCATGTATCGAAATGAGCCCCTTCACTTTACATCACGCCTTCTCTTAATCGAATCAGATCGAAAATTTCACTGTCACTCAGTTCGGTCACCCAGCCTTCTCCTTTATTAAGGATCTGCTGCTGAAGTGTCTTTTTCTGTTCAATCAGCTGGTCGATCCTTTCCTCAAGTGTTCCGCTGCAGATTAATTTATACACCTGTACATTATGTTTCTGGCCGATACGGTAAGCTCTGTCTGTCGCCTGTTCTTCGACGGCCGGATTCCACCAGCGGTCATAGTGAATGACGTAACTTGCGGCTGTCAGATTAATCCCGACACCACCGGCTTTCAGGGACAGGATAAAACAGGCAGGGCCTTGGGTATCTTCCTGGAATTTGCGGATGAACTGTTCCCGCTTTCTGGCCGAAAGAGATCCATGAAGGAAAGAGATATCAGCGTCCGGATATCTTTTTTTCGTTTCATGGAGCAATTTTTCTCCCATCCCGACATATTGGGTGAAAACGAGGACTTTTTTCCCGCGGCTGAACAACGGATCCAAAAGATCATAAAAGAGTGCGAGTTTTCCCGATGCTTTTTTACCGCCCTCTCCACTCATAATCAGGGCCGGGTCATCACAGACCTGTTTCAGCCGGGTCAGCGCGGACAGGATCAGTCCTTTTCTCTGAATACCGCCGGCAGATCTGACTTTCTGTTCCAGCCGATTGACAATAGACTGATAAAGAGAAGCCTGATCTTTACTGAGATAACAGGTTTTTTTGGTTTCAAATTTATCAGGAAGATCACGAATGATCCGTTTGTCCGTTTTTTCCCGGCGCAGAATAAACGGCTGAATAATCCGGGTCAGATCTGCTGCCCGCGTGCGGCTGTTCTTTTTCTCTACCGGACGGATAAACTGTCTGCGGAACCGTTCCAGCGTACCGAGATAGCCGGGATTCAAAAAATCCATGATGGACCAGAGTTCTTCAAGCCTGTTCTCAATCGGCGTGCCGGTCAAAGCCAGTCTGTGCGCGCATCGTATGGTTCTCAGGGCACGTGTTTTCTGTGCGTGCGGGTTTTTGATCGCCTGAGCCTCGTCAAGGATCGCGCTGCGCCAGACGATCTGCTCAAACCAGGAGGCCTCTTTGGTGTAAATCGTATAACTGGTTACGACGACATCGGCCTGTCTGATCCGCTGCATCAGCCGATCACCGTGAAGTCGGGCGGATCCATGGTGTATATAAATGTCGAGCCCGGGTGAAAAAGTGTTAAATTCGTGTTTCCAGTTCGCAACAAGCGAGGTCGGACAGATAATCAGGGACGGGGTATCCGGTGCTTCCTTTGAAGGAAGCTGACGGCAATAATCGAGATAGGCAATGGCCTGAACCGTTTTTCCCAGCCCCATATCATCTGCCAGACAACCGCCGACATGTCTCCGTCGCAGGTTGACGAGCCAGGTATATCCCTTTTTCTGGTAGGGACGGAGCTCGCCTGTAAATCCTGACGGAACAGGAACGGTACGTGAGGGCTTTTTCAGGATATTTTTCAAATAATTTTCCAGATCGGCTGTCATGCGTATGTGGGTGAGCCGGTTCCGCTTTCTGCGCGTTACCGCTTCCAGACGCAGAGCTGCTGCGACATCAGGCCGGTTTTCAAACAACTCCATGGCGTCGCTGATTTCCTGAAAGGCCTTCTCCATTTTGAGTCTGGGCAGGTGAATCCACTTGTTGCCATGGCGGATGAAGGACTGATTGGCTTTCACAAGCTGTCTGAACGTTTCAGCTGACAGCTGAAGATCGCCTATGGAAATCCGCCAGTCGTAACTGATTAATGAGGCAAGACTGAACAGTGATCCATCCTGTCCGGGCGCTGAATGAATACTCAGATCAACAGATACTGTGTCGGGGCTGTCACTGATTTTCAGATCTGCCGGGAAAAGCAGCCTGACAGCATACGTCTCAAGTGTACCCTTCTGCTGATAAAGTTCGGAGATGTCGGGAGAACTGAGGTATCCGCGACCCGAACCTTCAAACAGCTGCATCACTTTTTCGGGAACTGCATCGCTCAGTTGTTTCAGCTGCTTATCCAGCCATTTTTTGCCTGCCAGTGCGATGGTATTCCGAAATGCCTCCAGTGGTTTTTCGAGTCGTTCTCCGTCCTGGGTACCGAACACGTGGACATCATAAGCCCAAAGCGTATTGGCTGAAAATGGATCTTCCGGATGGTCCGGTTCGAGTGAGACAGTCAGCCTGTCTGGGAGAAAGTTTTCCTTATTCTGCTTCTTTTTAAAATTGATCAGTGCAGCTATCCATTTACGGGACTCTTTTCCGGCTGCCGGCTCCACCCATTCGGCAACTTCGAGTTCCAGAAGATTCAGTTTTTCAATCTGATCCGGATCAGCTGTTGTGATCCACGGTTTTTCCGAAAAATTGAAGGGAAAAGATCTTTCCAGTCGTCCGGTCAGGTGATCAGGACCCTTCATTTCAGAAGCGGCAGTATGATGCCGGATAAGGGCATTCATCCAGTAAATGACAATGAGATAGAGCCATTGCTGCACGCGTTCATCCTGCAGGTCGGCAATTTCGAAGGACAGATGGGGAAGCCGGCTGAGCCAGTCAGAAAAAAGCCCGCTCTGAAGAAGGGGGCCCGGGACAGGCAACCAGGTGCAGAAGTAGCTGCGGGTTCGGTCTGCATCTTCCAGGTGATACATATACGGATAGAACTGACCCTGATCAATGATCAGTGATACAGCTTCGGCGATATGACCGAACCATTGCATGGTCTGGCCGGGTGCTATATCCGAAACCCGTTCTGCCGGGCACAGATGACGGATCATCCGGTAAACGTTTTCCATTGTTGACAGAGCGCCGGACACCGGATACGTACGGTCGGTGCTGATAAAGGACGCCTGAGCCGGGACCAGATGGTAAGGCGACCCTGCCTTCAGCCATTCGGGTCCAGCTTCTTCCGCTTCACCGGTTCCCGGAAACGGCAGCGGATGACCGTTTTCATCTGTCAGCCAGAGAAAAAAATTCTGCTCTTTTTCAATCTGAGGGATGAAAGTCAATTGCAGGTAACACTTCACGTACAATAATCTCCTTTTCACTTCGGAACAACCTTAAGATGCAGCTGTCGGGCAATTCCCGAACCGGCAACGTCATAAATGATCTATCCTTTAAGTTTAACATATCCCATGTTTCAATGATACAGACCCTTAAAGGGGAAGTTCAGCCGGATAAGACGTGCTGCTATGATTCTGCTACCCTTAACGGGGAATTCCTGATATGATAGAGGAGAAGGACGACGTGAGAGAATCAGAATAATGGCAGCGCTAACATTTTATGGACTGCCCCTGGGGGCGAAACGATAAGATGCAGTCAGATCACTGGTCTTTTATGGATTCAGGCAGGCAGACCCCGGCCTATAATATGGCCCTTGATGAATATCTTCTGAATCGCGGAGCAGGCGGCAGAAAAAAGCCGGTTCTCCGGTTTTACGGATGGGATCCGCCCGGCCTTTCCATCGGCTATTTTCAGAAAACAAAAGGAAGAATCAGCAGCGAGGGAATCCGGCGTCACGGAATCAAACTGGTTCGCCGGCTGACAGGCGGGCAGGCTGTACTTCATCATCATGAACTGACTTACAGTGTCCTGATACCGGAGGATGATCCGGATATGCCGGGAAGTGTTGTCGGTGCCTATCGACTGATTTCAGAGGGATTGCTCAAAGGGTTCAGCCATCTTGGCCTCCACGCAGAACTTGCCATACCTGAAAAGAAAAAAAGCCACAGTCATTCACCCGTCTGCTTTGAAGAGGCGTCATGGTATGAACTTGTTGTTGAAGGCAGAAAAGCAGCAGGAAGTGCTCAGACGCGGCAGAAAGGGATGATTCTTCAGCATGGATCTATCCCGATTGATATCGACAGGGAAGAACTCTTCGATTGTTTCATCTACCCGAACAATCGGGTCCGCGACCGCGCCAGGCAGGCTTTTCTGCACAAAGCCGTGACGATTGATGAGATTGCCCGCCGGAGAATCACTCTGGATGAGGTGAAACAGGCTTTTTATCAAGGGTTTGAGCAGGGCCTTGGCATAAAACTGGAGACAGAAGGCATCACACGGGCGGAAGAAGAACAGGTTCGGATACTTGCACGGACAAAATATGAGACGGATGCCTGGAACTGGAAAAGATAAATCATCCGGAAGGGGAGAACTTCAATGGAGAAACATAGAGAATTTCTGAGAAAACCGGACTGGCTGAAGATCAGACTGAATACAAACCAGGATTTTCGCGGAATCAGGACATTAGTGCGACAGGAGAGGCTGCATACGGTCTGCGAAGAAGCGAAATGTCCCAACATCCACGAATGCTGGGCTTCAAGACGAACCGCAACTTTTATGATTCTTGGTGATATCTGTACCCGCGGGTGCAGGTTTTGTGCCGTTAAGACAGGACGGCCGACAGAACTTGACCTCAGAGAACCGGAGCGCGTTGCCGATTCAGTGAAAAGAATGAAACTTCGTCATGTCGTCATTACTGCAGTTGCCCGTGATGATCTGAATGATGGCGGTGCCGGTGTTTTTGCCGAGACGGTCCGGGCCATCCGGAGAAAAGTGCCATACTGTACCATTGAGGTTCTTCCTTCCGATATGAAGGGTGACGATGCAAGTATCGAGACCCTGATGGATGCGAAGCCTGATATTTTTGACCATAATGTAGAAACCGTTCGCAGATTAACCAAAAGAGTCCGGGCGATCGCAACTTATGACCGATCGCTTGCCGTTCTGCGCCGGGTCAAGGAACTGAGCCCGAATACACCTACTAAATCCAGTATTATGCTGGGTCTTGGTGAAACAAAGGAAGAAATACTGCAGGTTATGGACGATTTACTGGCCAACCATGTCGACATTATGGTTATCGGTCAGTATCTTCAGCCAACGAGAAAACATCTGGACGTTGTGCGTTATTACAGTCCGGAAGAATTTAATGAGCTGAGAGAAATTGCCCTTTCCAAAGGCTTTCGTCATTGTGTGTCGGGACCGCTCGCGCGTACCTCCTATCATGCTGATGAACAGGTGGGCGAAGAGTCACGCAGGAGGCATGACCGGTTGATTGCTGAGGAAGAAGAGTCCGGTCAGTAAAGACAAAGACGGCCTGACACATAGGAAGCGGGCATCCGGTCTTCAAACCGGATGCCCGCTTTATATCATCACATGTATTACTGCCCAAAACG from the Sporolactobacillus sp. Y61 genome contains:
- a CDS encoding MurR/RpiR family transcriptional regulator, with the translated sequence MTQQQCLIRIQSAYPHLSEKEKRIADYILNDPEETVHSSINQVSARIKVADATVFRFCRRLEFKGFQEMKIVLAADIAKSRHLEQEKVRFDGDEEMLLADHVFRDNIRTLENTFQILNSDHFKQAVKILSGARRIAFFGSSGSAMMAQEAHRKFVRAGMMTFAPSDNEFQMLSASQLGERDAAVFISYSASDKHLLQVARTAKSKMSPTIGLTGFMKSALSDLMDVSLHTVSVSADYRSESYVARAAQLTLIDALFVNVMRRVRKDRHNEQERVVLQS
- the thrB gene encoding homoserine kinase, encoding MIHPPAFQIKVPGSTSNLGPGFDSIGMAVNRYLVLDARQADRWQFNYVDQPDFHPPVAENLIYRTAKKLAEHFQASLPPYEITVHSDIPLARGLGSSGAAIISGIELADFLLDLKLSIEEKSWLACRTEGHPDNVTASLYGGLVISTQSAAAVHSVKLPVPDFDFVTLIPDFELKTSDARHVLPDVLPFHQAIEGSSVANVLICALLSHNGKLAGQMMESDHFHQPYRAKLIPDLEGISSLAKSAGAFGTFLSGAGPTVMCLAPQGKSSAIKEKLQTAFPNDICVTLHPVSEGAVSRVTEAVPRTKDQ
- the thrC gene encoding threonine synthase, with protein sequence MVWKGLMEKYKDVLPVTEKTPRLTLLEGNTPLIPLDKLSEQLECEISVKFEGLNPTGSFKDRGMFLAVAKAKEEGAKGVICASTGNTSASAAAYSARAGMDCIIVIPKGKIALGKLAQSVMYGARIFEVDGNFDQALDIVRYTGAHSEYKIVNSINPYRLEGQKTGAYEIVEQLGGTAPDVLCIPVGNAGNISAYWKGFKELRDKRQIAPPEIHGFEAEGAAAIVKNKVIEHPETIATAIRIGNPASWKLAVAAEKESHGEIDYVTDMQILEAYKRIARTEGVFAEPASCASIAGLIKHISAGKIKKGSKIVCILTGNGLKDPATAMDTLTIEPTEIGAEKSAVVDSLRQVAK
- a CDS encoding homoserine dehydrogenase, which encodes MEKVTVGLLGFGTVGTGVVRLLTRDQERLKKRTGCRIDLKKVLVRNKNRPRKVLIDNRKLTTDISDILDDPEIDIVIELIGGVDRAYRYILRALHAGKNVITANKDLMATYGEELLMSARERDCDLYYEASVAGGIPILKTLTDSLGADRIRKMIGIVNGTTNYILSKMSHDGLSYEKALSSAQALGFAEADPTSDVEGLDAARKMVILSHLAYSIPVTMDDVRIDGITNVTREDIIYAHKLGYTIKLVGISEVSNDEIDVRVAPTLLPDDHPLSSVDNENNAIYVYSEALGETMYYGPGAGEGPTAVSVISDLMSIVRNIRLGVTGKHIFLPKKEMHARKESQMESQFFVRLHIKDEPGSFSKLTDLFKEQHISLEKLYQEPIAGDQAAEVSIITHKTGKLLFEKSFEKLKSLDVVLNIKYFGVERG
- a CDS encoding SWIM zinc finger family protein gives rise to the protein MKGLISIHDPQLADWLIHFSGTIDRTKFSRGYDFCRRNRVWDYHASQTSIHANVEDRHSEFCQVDIRWDAARSDPAGPLPRYMDKRTFHCSCGGELPCEHIAAVIIYRISELDKSKKVQKISAVLPVNDDFEYQRMLSVFGKQIKKQTPAFTRFDPSKLRIRPDFQKEACRLIETAMKSMREDP
- a CDS encoding DEAD/DEAH box helicase, yielding MKCYLQLTFIPQIEKEQNFFLWLTDENGHPLPFPGTGEAEEAGPEWLKAGSPYHLVPAQASFISTDRTYPVSGALSTMENVYRMIRHLCPAERVSDIAPGQTMQWFGHIAEAVSLIIDQGQFYPYMYHLEDADRTRSYFCTWLPVPGPLLQSGLFSDWLSRLPHLSFEIADLQDERVQQWLYLIVIYWMNALIRHHTAASEMKGPDHLTGRLERSFPFNFSEKPWITTADPDQIEKLNLLELEVAEWVEPAAGKESRKWIAALINFKKKQNKENFLPDRLTVSLEPDHPEDPFSANTLWAYDVHVFGTQDGERLEKPLEAFRNTIALAGKKWLDKQLKQLSDAVPEKVMQLFEGSGRGYLSSPDISELYQQKGTLETYAVRLLFPADLKISDSPDTVSVDLSIHSAPGQDGSLFSLASLISYDWRISIGDLQLSAETFRQLVKANQSFIRHGNKWIHLPRLKMEKAFQEISDAMELFENRPDVAAALRLEAVTRRKRNRLTHIRMTADLENYLKNILKKPSRTVPVPSGFTGELRPYQKKGYTWLVNLRRRHVGGCLADDMGLGKTVQAIAYLDYCRQLPSKEAPDTPSLIICPTSLVANWKHEFNTFSPGLDIYIHHGSARLHGDRLMQRIRQADVVVTSYTIYTKEASWFEQIVWRSAILDEAQAIKNPHAQKTRALRTIRCAHRLALTGTPIENRLEELWSIMDFLNPGYLGTLERFRRQFIRPVEKKNSRTRAADLTRIIQPFILRREKTDKRIIRDLPDKFETKKTCYLSKDQASLYQSIVNRLEQKVRSAGGIQRKGLILSALTRLKQVCDDPALIMSGEGGKKASGKLALFYDLLDPLFSRGKKVLVFTQYVGMGEKLLHETKKRYPDADISFLHGSLSARKREQFIRKFQEDTQGPACFILSLKAGGVGINLTAASYVIHYDRWWNPAVEEQATDRAYRIGQKHNVQVYKLICSGTLEERIDQLIEQKKTLQQQILNKGEGWVTELSDSEIFDLIRLREGVM
- a CDS encoding biotin/lipoate A/B protein ligase family protein, with amino-acid sequence MQSDHWSFMDSGRQTPAYNMALDEYLLNRGAGGRKKPVLRFYGWDPPGLSIGYFQKTKGRISSEGIRRHGIKLVRRLTGGQAVLHHHELTYSVLIPEDDPDMPGSVVGAYRLISEGLLKGFSHLGLHAELAIPEKKKSHSHSPVCFEEASWYELVVEGRKAAGSAQTRQKGMILQHGSIPIDIDREELFDCFIYPNNRVRDRARQAFLHKAVTIDEIARRRITLDEVKQAFYQGFEQGLGIKLETEGITRAEEEQVRILARTKYETDAWNWKR
- the lipA gene encoding lipoyl synthase, which produces MEKHREFLRKPDWLKIRLNTNQDFRGIRTLVRQERLHTVCEEAKCPNIHECWASRRTATFMILGDICTRGCRFCAVKTGRPTELDLREPERVADSVKRMKLRHVVITAVARDDLNDGGAGVFAETVRAIRRKVPYCTIEVLPSDMKGDDASIETLMDAKPDIFDHNVETVRRLTKRVRAIATYDRSLAVLRRVKELSPNTPTKSSIMLGLGETKEEILQVMDDLLANHVDIMVIGQYLQPTRKHLDVVRYYSPEEFNELREIALSKGFRHCVSGPLARTSYHADEQVGEESRRRHDRLIAEEEESGQ